The Acidimicrobiales bacterium sequence GTCGCTCGAGCTGTTCGCCCGCGAGGTGATGCCCGAGCTCCGAGAGGGCGAGGACGCACGGGACAAGGCCAAGGCTGAACGTCTCGGGCCGGCTGTGGAGGCGGCCATGAGCCGTCGGGAACCGCCGCGAACGGCGCCCGACTACTCGTTCCAAGCGGCAGCCCAGGCCTGACCGCAGATCAAGGGGAGCGTCCAGCCGGCGGATGCTCTACTCTCGCGGCCAGACATAGACGTACCAGGCGGAACAAGGGGGGAGCCAGTGTTCGCTGCGCTCGGGCGGGTCGTCATCAACAACCCGTGGAAGGTCATCGCTGCGTGGGTCGCCGCTGCCGTCGTCGTCCTCGCCTTCTCCCCCCAGATCGTCTCCGTCACGTCGAACAACAACGCCAACTTCCTGCCCAGCGGGTACGAGTCGATCAAGGCCCAGAACGTCGCCAACAAGTACTTTCCGCAGCAGTCGGGCGCCACCGGCTCCTTGGTAATCAGCACGGCCAAGAACAACGTGCTGTCTTCGGCCAACATGAGCACCATCCAGGGCCTGGTCACGTCGCTCACCAACGCCCACATCCCCTCGGTCACCGCGGTGAAGACCTCGCCCGCGGCCTTTCCTCAAGGCTTCTTGGCCCCGAACGGCAAGGTCCAGCTCATCAACGTCGCCTTCAACGGCCAGCCCGGCAACACCGGTGTGAACCAGGCGGTGAAGACGGTCAGGAACGACTCGACGGCGTTCCTGAAGAACACAGGCCTTGTGTCCGGCCTCACCGGCAACGCCGCCATCAGCGTGGACACCACCAACGCCTACAGCTCGGCCGAGCAGATCATCAGCATCGCCACCCTCGTGGTGATCCTCGCCCTCCTGGGCTTCGTGTTCCGCAGCCCCATCATCGCCATCCTGCCCATCTTCATCATCGCCGTGGTGCACCAGATGGCCCAGGCCCTCACGGCCGACCTGGCCAAGGCCTTCAACTTCCAGGTGGGATCGGAGCTGGCGCCGCTCCTGGTGGTAGTGATGTTCGGGATCGGCACCGACTACATCGTCTTCATGCTGTTCCGCTACCGGGAGCGCCTGGTAAAGAACAAGGGCGAACCGACGGAGAAGGGCCTGAACGAGGCCCTCACGGTCATCGGCCTGGTGATCGCCTCCGCCGCGGGTACCGTGGCGGCAGCCTTCGCCGCCCTCCTGCTGTCCAGCCTGGGCAGCCTCCGCACGCTGGCGCCCGGCCTGATCGTCGGCGTGCTGCTCATGGCCGTCGCCGCCCTGACGCTGGTGCCGGCCATCTTCAAGCTCCTAGGGATCCACCTGTTCTGGCCGACCAAGCCCAAGCTTGCCGAGGGTCCCAGCCGGTCTACGAGGATCGCCAATATCGTCTCCCGCCGACCGGGGCGCATCGCCGCCGCCTTCGCAGGCATCCTCATCGTGATCTCCATCGGCGCCACCGCGTTCAAGCCCACGTACAACACGCTGGCCGAGCTGCCGTCGAGCACGCCCTCACAGGTGGCCTTCAACACCATGGCCAGCGCCTTCCCGCCGGGCACGCTCGGTCCCACCCAGATCTACGTCAGCTCCGCATCCGGCCCGATCAACTCGGCTGGGCTGAGCAACCTGGTCACCAAGCTCAGTTCGACACAGGGCGTGGCCCAGAACGGCGTGTCCCCGCCGCAGCTGACCGCCAACAACTCGGTAGCTCTGGTGCAGGTGCTGCTCAACCAGAACCCCTACTCGACACCAGCCATGAACGACGTCCAGGGACCGATCCGCAGCGCCGCGCACGGGTCCGTGCCCGGGTCGCAGGTCCTCGTGGGCGGCACGACCTCGAGCCTGGTCGACGTGCGCACGGCGCTCGGTCACAGCATGACGATCGTCTTCCCGGTCGCCATCTTCATCATCTTCTGCATCCTGGCCCTCATCCTGCGGGCCATCGTGGCCCCGCTGTGGCTCCTCGCCGGAGTCGGCCTGACCTTCCTCGCCACCATCGGGGCGATCACCCTGGTGTTCATCAACGGCACCGGCTACCCCGGTATCGACTTCAGCATCCCGATCGTCGTGTACCTCTTCGTGGTAGCCATCGGCTCCGACTACAACATCCTGATGTCGACGCGCCTGCGCGAGGAGTTCAACAACGGTCGGGAGCCGCACGACGCCGTACATGAGTCAGTGCTGCACAATGCCCCGACGATCACCACCGCGGGGCTCATCCTCGCCGGCACCTTCGCGTCGCTGCTCCTCACCGGCATCCAGAGCCTGCAGGAGATCGGCTTCGGCGTCGCCATCGGCGTGATCCTCGCGGCCAACGTCCTGTCCACCAGGCTGGTCCCGGCGATCGCCGCCCTGAGGGGCTGGAAATTCTGGTGGCCGCACAAGCTCCAGCAGCAGACGGCGCCGAAGGTCGCCGACCTCGTCCAGCTCCCGCCCGTCGACGTGACGAAGGCGAAGAAGCCGGCCGGGGCGGCTGACACCGGAGAGAAGTCGACCCCAGGCTCCAGCTGACAGACTGGGCCAATGCCCAAGCTCGACGCCGGCGCCAAGGCGCCATCCTTCACGCTGCCCGACCAGGACGATCAGAAGGTGTCCCTGTCCGACTTCGCGGGACAGCGGGTGGTCGTGTACTTCTACCCCAAGGACGACACGCCGGGCTGCACCGCCGAGGCCTGTCAGTTCAACGACAACCTGTCCGCCTTCGAGCGGGCCCAGGTGCCGGTTCTCGGCATCTCCCCGGACAAGGCGGCCAGCCACCAGAAGTTCCGGGCCAAGTACGGGCTGGGCTTCAAGCTCCTCTCCGACCCCGACCACAAGGTGATGGAGCGCTACGGTGCCTGGGGCGAGAAGACGATGTACGGGCGGACCACGACCGGGGTCATCCGCTCCACGTTCCTCATCGACGAGCAGGGCAGGATCGCCCGCTCCTGGTACAACGTCAAGGCGGACGGCCACGCGTCCAAGGTGCTGGCTGAGGCGGGCGGCTAGGGCGCGAGGCGCGACCCGGACGGCGCCGGCGCTCAGTGTTGGTGCCGCGGGCACCACCAGGTCGTGCGTCCCCCGACCTGGCCTCGCGACAGGGGCTCGCCGTCCCGAGGGCAGCGTCCCCCGGGTACGCGGGCACCCAGCAGGTCGCCGGTATGCGACCCACCCCGCTCCAGCAGGTCCGTGATGACCGCACGGAGGTTACGGTGCAACCGGCGGGTCTCGGCCGTGGTGAGCGAGCCCGCCGGTCGCCGGGGATCAAGCCCAGCCCGCCAGAGGGCTTCGTCGGCGATGAGGTTGCCGACGCCGGCGAGGCGGGCCTGGTCCATCAGTCGAGCCTTCAGGGGCGCCCGGCTGTGAGCCAACCCCGCTCGCAGCGCCGCCAACCCCACGGATGCGGCGTCGGGACCCAGCGCGTCCTCGTCGGGGTCGAGGAACACGCCGCCAAGGCGACGCGGATCCACCACCGCCAGCCGGCCCCCGTCGGCGAAGCCGACGGAAAACCTGATCCATTCGGGCTTGGACCGGTCGCTCGAGTACAAAAGGCTCTCCACGCCGAGCCGGTCGTCCACCAGCAACCGGCCCGTCATCCCGAAGCGCAGCCCCAACACGGGCCCGATGACCCACCCTGGCCCCGCGTCCGGCGTCTCGGGCGCGTCGGTGTCGAGCATCAACAGCTTGCCGATGCGCCGGGCGGCCACGAAGCTCCGCCCGACCAGGGCGCTCGAGATGGAGCCGGCGTCGAGGCCTCCCTTCAGGTACCAGGCGTCCGGCGCCCCGACCATCGCGATCTGGCGGTACAGCGCGGATTCGGCCAGGCGGCGATAGGCCTCTACCTCGGCCAGCTCGGGCATGCGGGCGACCATAACCCGATGGGTCAGCCGATAAGGTTCCCCCATGCCGCCCGAGAAGCCGCACTGGGCACACCTGTTCTCCGAGGTCGTGACCTCGGGCCTGTGCACCGGGTGCGCCGGGTGCATTATCGCCTGCCCCTACGACGTGCTCGAGTACGACGAATCCAACGGTGCGTACAAGCCGTTCCACGTCGACGAGGAGGGTGGCTTCGACGACTGCACCTACGGCGAGCGGGGCTGCACCCTCTGCACCCGCGCCTGCCCCCGGTTCCGGCTTTGGGAGCCGGAGATCGACACGCACCTGTTCGGGCGCGAGCGCGAGGTGGCCGAGGTCGAGGGCGTGTCAAAGGACGTCGTGCTCGCCCGGGCGGTCGACCCGGAGCTCCAGGAGGTGGGTCAGGACGGTGGGCTGGTGTCGGCCATCCTCGTATGGGCCCTCGAGCACGGCTTCATCGACGCCGCGCTCGTGTCCTACCTCGAGGGAGACGGCACCAGCTGGAAGGCCATCCCCGGCGTGGCCCGGACGCGCGAGGAGGTCCTGGCGGGGGCCGGCTCCCGCTACACGTACTCTGCCAACACCATGGCCTACGGCGAAGCCATTGCCGGCGGAGCGGAGAAGATCGGCCTCGTTGGCATGAGCTGCCAGTCGTCGGTGCCTCCGGTGATGTCAGCCCGCAAGGCGGGCAAGGTCGCCCGCCGCTTCGCCCTCAACATCGGGTTGCTGTGCTCGAAGACCTTCGACGACGCCATCTTCCCCGAGCTGTTCGAGGCCAAGTACGGGCTACGCAAGCAGGACATGGTGAAGATGAACATCAAGGGCGTCTTCCAGGTGTGGATGCGCGACGGCAGCTACCACGAGGTCCCGCTCAAGGAGTGCCACGCCTGGACGCGCGAGGGATGCAAGGCCTGTCCGGACTTCGCAGCCGAGCACGCCGACATCTCGACGGGCGGGATCGGCGCCTTCAACGACTGGACGCTGACGCTCGTACGTACCGATCGGGGCCGCGAGGTCATGGACGGATTGCTCGCTGACCGCGTGATCGAGGTTCGCCCTGGTGACGATGACCCGGGCGCGGTCGCCCTGCTGCGCAAGCTGTCGCGCGCCAGTCGCCGGCGCTGGCCGGAGACGGCCGTCTCCGGTCCCGGCCTCATGCCGCCTCCACCCCCACGGGCCGAGGCGGCGTCAACACCCCGCTAGGGCGGCTCGCACCGGCGTCACCCGCCCCGCTGGCGGGCCCGGACGAAGACCGCATCGAGCATGGCCTCGGTGAGCGTCCCGGTGAAGGTGTTCTGCTGGCTCGGGTGGTACGAGCAGATGAGGGTGCGGCCGTCGGCCAGCGGCACCTCACTGCCGTGCGCGAAGCGGGGCCGAGGCCGCAGACCCAGCCGGCCCG is a genomic window containing:
- a CDS encoding MMPL family transporter gives rise to the protein MFAALGRVVINNPWKVIAAWVAAAVVVLAFSPQIVSVTSNNNANFLPSGYESIKAQNVANKYFPQQSGATGSLVISTAKNNVLSSANMSTIQGLVTSLTNAHIPSVTAVKTSPAAFPQGFLAPNGKVQLINVAFNGQPGNTGVNQAVKTVRNDSTAFLKNTGLVSGLTGNAAISVDTTNAYSSAEQIISIATLVVILALLGFVFRSPIIAILPIFIIAVVHQMAQALTADLAKAFNFQVGSELAPLLVVVMFGIGTDYIVFMLFRYRERLVKNKGEPTEKGLNEALTVIGLVIASAAGTVAAAFAALLLSSLGSLRTLAPGLIVGVLLMAVAALTLVPAIFKLLGIHLFWPTKPKLAEGPSRSTRIANIVSRRPGRIAAAFAGILIVISIGATAFKPTYNTLAELPSSTPSQVAFNTMASAFPPGTLGPTQIYVSSASGPINSAGLSNLVTKLSSTQGVAQNGVSPPQLTANNSVALVQVLLNQNPYSTPAMNDVQGPIRSAAHGSVPGSQVLVGGTTSSLVDVRTALGHSMTIVFPVAIFIIFCILALILRAIVAPLWLLAGVGLTFLATIGAITLVFINGTGYPGIDFSIPIVVYLFVVAIGSDYNILMSTRLREEFNNGREPHDAVHESVLHNAPTITTAGLILAGTFASLLLTGIQSLQEIGFGVAIGVILAANVLSTRLVPAIAALRGWKFWWPHKLQQQTAPKVADLVQLPPVDVTKAKKPAGAADTGEKSTPGSS
- the bcp gene encoding thioredoxin-dependent thiol peroxidase, whose product is MPKLDAGAKAPSFTLPDQDDQKVSLSDFAGQRVVVYFYPKDDTPGCTAEACQFNDNLSAFERAQVPVLGISPDKAASHQKFRAKYGLGFKLLSDPDHKVMERYGAWGEKTMYGRTTTGVIRSTFLIDEQGRIARSWYNVKADGHASKVLAEAGG
- a CDS encoding DNA-formamidopyrimidine glycosylase family protein, producing the protein MPELAEVEAYRRLAESALYRQIAMVGAPDAWYLKGGLDAGSISSALVGRSFVAARRIGKLLMLDTDAPETPDAGPGWVIGPVLGLRFGMTGRLLVDDRLGVESLLYSSDRSKPEWIRFSVGFADGGRLAVVDPRRLGGVFLDPDEDALGPDAASVGLAALRAGLAHSRAPLKARLMDQARLAGVGNLIADEALWRAGLDPRRPAGSLTTAETRRLHRNLRAVITDLLERGGSHTGDLLGARVPGGRCPRDGEPLSRGQVGGRTTWWCPRHQH
- a CDS encoding Coenzyme F420 hydrogenase/dehydrogenase, beta subunit C-terminal domain; protein product: MPPEKPHWAHLFSEVVTSGLCTGCAGCIIACPYDVLEYDESNGAYKPFHVDEEGGFDDCTYGERGCTLCTRACPRFRLWEPEIDTHLFGREREVAEVEGVSKDVVLARAVDPELQEVGQDGGLVSAILVWALEHGFIDAALVSYLEGDGTSWKAIPGVARTREEVLAGAGSRYTYSANTMAYGEAIAGGAEKIGLVGMSCQSSVPPVMSARKAGKVARRFALNIGLLCSKTFDDAIFPELFEAKYGLRKQDMVKMNIKGVFQVWMRDGSYHEVPLKECHAWTREGCKACPDFAAEHADISTGGIGAFNDWTLTLVRTDRGREVMDGLLADRVIEVRPGDDDPGAVALLRKLSRASRRRWPETAVSGPGLMPPPPPRAEAASTPR